A single Mytilus trossulus isolate FHL-02 chromosome 12, PNRI_Mtr1.1.1.hap1, whole genome shotgun sequence DNA region contains:
- the LOC134692318 gene encoding uncharacterized protein LOC134692318, which yields MKISAFLTTAILFCVATQVSAWWGGGSSSSSSRSSSGSGSSRSGWGWGSRDSNRRVSISRPAPRPKPAPKPAPKPKPSGGWWRSRTPAVSRNPVPKPKPKPLPTPKPSKGWLWSRKPVNRIPVTKPKPKPPVVSSIKNPNYIPYKEKTFKHPENTKDVIKAFETHGGEPNLKMYNAKTKGMKKDPTIGYGFSLDRKDARKTFKTVLPGVDFDRVKAGTASIKKEDARKLFNHDVDKIYQPRARNKLGANVFDKLPANVKTAVVNAQYRGDLGPKTIGYMKKGEWNKVSTEYLNHNGYKNASKNKMNGIVQRMNWNAKQFDSMSKNG from the exons TTTCAGCATGGTGGGGAGGTGGTAGTAGTAGCAGTTCGTCACGTTCTAGTAGTGGTAGTGGTTCCAGTCGGTCAG GATGGGGTTGGGGAAGTAGAGATTCAAATAGAA GAGTATCAATATCAAGACCGGCTCCTAGGCCTAAACCTGCACCAAAACCTGCGCCCAAACCAAAGCCGTCGGGAG GGTGGTGGAGGTCAAGAACACCAGCTGTTAGCA gGAATCCAGTGCCAAAGCCAAAACCGAAGCCTCTACCTACACCAAAGCCATCAAAAG GATGGTTGTGGTCAAGGAAACCAGTGAACA GGATACCAGTGACCAAGCCAAAACCTAAACCACCAGTTG TTTCCTCCATTAAAAACCCGAACTACATACCATATAAAGAGAAAACATTTAAGCATCCAGAAA ATACAAAAGATGTTATTAAAGCATTTGAAACTCACGGTGGAGaaccaaatttgaaaatgtacaaTGCAAAGACAAAGGGAATGAAAAAAGACCCAACAATAG gttATGGATTTAGCTTAGATCGCAAGGATGCCCGTAAAACATTTAAGACCGTTTTGCCTGGTGTTGATTTCGATAGGGTAAAAGCTGGTACAGCGTCtatcaaaaaagaagatgcaaGGAAATTGTTCAAT CATGACGTCGACAAGATTTATCAACCACGGGCTAGAAACAAGCTTGGTGCTAATGTTTTCGATAAATTACCGGCTAATGTAAAGACAGCTGTAGTTAATGCCCAATACAGAGGTGACCTTGGACCAAAGACCATTGGCTATATGAAGAAAGGGGAGTGGAATAAAGTTAGCACTGAATACCTTAATCACAACGGTTACAAAAATGCCTCTAAGAATAAGATGAATGGAATAGTGCAGAGAATGAATTGGAATGCCAAACAATTCGACTCAATGTCTAAAAATGGTTAA